A genomic region of Gemmata massiliana contains the following coding sequences:
- a CDS encoding linear amide C-N hydrolase: MPHATRTRFGVVALLIAALAVAMHPRADACTRAVYFGKESQVVTGRSMDWIEDMQSNLWIFPRGMRRDGALGPGSVEWTSKYGSVGTSVYEAGAADGMNEKGLVANLLYLAESEYPPADDKRPPMVVAAWTQYVLDNFATVEEAVAELKQEKFRIVPTDAPNGAKGTVHLSISDATGDSAIFEYLKGKLVVHHGKKFQVMTNSPVYDEQLALNKYWEQIGGTVMLPGTNRAADRFARASFYINACRQSADPREAVASVFSVMRNVSVPRGIGTKAQPNISSTIWRTVSDHKNRVYYFEDTASPSLLWVKLNKVDFKDGSGVRKLTLVGKDVDGDQTANFEKAEPFKFLAPPKGK, translated from the coding sequence ATGCCGCACGCGACGCGAACCCGATTCGGAGTGGTTGCTCTTCTGATCGCCGCCCTCGCGGTGGCGATGCACCCGCGCGCCGATGCGTGTACGCGGGCCGTCTACTTCGGCAAAGAGAGCCAAGTGGTGACGGGCCGCTCGATGGACTGGATCGAGGACATGCAGTCGAACTTGTGGATCTTCCCGCGCGGCATGCGGCGGGACGGCGCGCTCGGGCCGGGTTCGGTGGAGTGGACGAGCAAGTACGGCAGCGTGGGCACCTCCGTGTACGAGGCCGGGGCCGCCGACGGGATGAACGAGAAGGGGCTGGTCGCGAACTTGCTCTACCTGGCGGAATCCGAGTACCCGCCCGCCGACGACAAGCGGCCGCCGATGGTCGTCGCGGCCTGGACGCAATACGTGCTCGACAACTTCGCCACCGTGGAAGAGGCCGTCGCGGAGCTGAAGCAGGAGAAGTTCCGGATCGTGCCGACGGACGCGCCGAACGGGGCCAAAGGGACCGTTCACCTCTCGATCTCGGACGCCACCGGCGACTCGGCCATCTTCGAGTACCTGAAGGGCAAACTGGTGGTCCACCACGGCAAGAAATTCCAGGTCATGACGAACTCGCCGGTGTACGACGAACAACTCGCGCTGAACAAATACTGGGAGCAGATCGGCGGGACCGTCATGCTGCCCGGTACCAACCGCGCCGCGGACCGGTTCGCGCGGGCGTCGTTTTACATCAATGCGTGCCGGCAATCGGCGGACCCGCGCGAGGCCGTGGCCAGCGTGTTCAGCGTCATGCGGAACGTGAGCGTGCCCCGCGGCATCGGCACGAAGGCACAGCCGAACATCTCGTCCACGATCTGGCGCACCGTCTCCGACCACAAGAACCGGGTCTACTACTTCGAGGACACCGCGAGCCCCAGCCTGCTGTGGGTGAAGTTGAACAAGGTCGATTTCAAGGACGGATCGGGCGTGCGCAAACTGACTCTCGTCGGTAAAGACGTGGACGGGGACCAAACGGCCAACTTCGAGAAGGCCGAGCCGTTCAAGTTCTTGGCCCCGCCCAAAGGGAAATGA
- a CDS encoding GNAT family N-acetyltransferase, which yields MVTIRIADAGDAGALAELGRRTFHDTFAVYNRPEDMDAYMNEAFNAERISAEILEPGAVYLVAGEPPKVIGFARVVSVAPPACITGPAPVRLAKLYVSTDAIGSGVGAALMRASIEWASNAGHKTLWLGVWEHNHRAKAFYARWGFVPVGVETFRLGSDDQSDVLMQLILSERAG from the coding sequence ATGGTAACCATTCGGATCGCCGACGCGGGTGACGCGGGCGCGTTGGCGGAGTTGGGCCGGCGGACGTTTCACGACACGTTCGCGGTCTACAACCGCCCGGAAGATATGGACGCCTATATGAACGAGGCGTTCAACGCCGAGCGGATCAGCGCGGAGATCCTGGAGCCGGGTGCCGTCTACCTTGTGGCCGGGGAGCCCCCGAAGGTGATCGGCTTCGCGCGGGTCGTTTCAGTTGCTCCGCCCGCGTGTATCACGGGGCCGGCCCCGGTGCGGTTGGCCAAGCTGTACGTTTCCACGGATGCCATTGGTTCGGGCGTCGGGGCGGCACTGATGCGGGCCAGCATCGAGTGGGCGAGCAACGCAGGTCACAAGACCCTGTGGTTGGGCGTGTGGGAGCACAACCACCGCGCCAAAGCGTTTTACGCGCGCTGGGGATTCGTGCCGGTAGGGGTCGAAACGTTTCGCCTCGGGAGCGACGACCAGTCCGACGTGTTGATGCAACTCATATTGAGCGAGAGGGCCGGATGA
- a CDS encoding EamA family transporter: protein MTKFQLVSMGLAVVGAVSYHLSQKSVPKDASPLVVLFHAYLIASALCLVIVLLTGGAQERAELLRPRPVSLALGVCVLAIEVGVLLVYRSGWPVGRAALISTLAATAVLLPVGYWFFDESLPLLKVAGLLVCLVGTVLLCW, encoded by the coding sequence ATGACGAAGTTCCAACTGGTGTCGATGGGCCTGGCGGTGGTCGGGGCGGTGTCGTATCACCTGTCGCAGAAGTCCGTGCCGAAGGACGCCAGCCCGTTGGTCGTCCTTTTTCATGCGTACCTGATCGCTTCGGCCTTATGTTTGGTCATTGTGCTGCTCACCGGAGGCGCGCAAGAGCGAGCGGAGTTGCTGCGTCCGCGCCCGGTATCGCTCGCACTCGGTGTGTGCGTGCTGGCAATCGAAGTGGGTGTATTGCTCGTCTACCGAAGCGGCTGGCCGGTGGGCCGTGCCGCGCTGATTAGCACGCTCGCAGCGACCGCGGTTCTGCTCCCGGTCGGGTACTGGTTTTTCGACGAATCCCTTCCGCTGCTCAAGGTCGCGGGGCTGCTGGTGTGTTTGGTGGGTACCGTTCTACTGTGCTGGTAA
- a CDS encoding YebC/PmpR family DNA-binding transcriptional regulator, producing the protein MGRIFEKRKYSIFKTAAQNSKVYSKYSKQLYVAAKNGVPDPHANPVLRSIIDRAKRDNVPSHVIEKAIQKAAGAGGESYQTARYEGFGPGGSLVIIDCLTDNNTRTISDVRSCFTKTGSKLSASGSVVMLFDHLAVISFAGSNEEKVLEAMFAADVAVEEIESKDGTVTVFAPPAEFYKAKTALHEAFPGLEFEVQEITFLPKETKQLSGDELALFEKFLGMLNDCDDVQDVYHNVSLS; encoded by the coding sequence ATGGGACGAATTTTCGAGAAGCGCAAATACTCGATCTTCAAGACCGCCGCACAAAACTCGAAGGTCTATTCCAAGTACAGCAAACAACTGTACGTGGCGGCCAAGAACGGCGTGCCCGACCCGCACGCCAATCCGGTTCTGCGCAGCATCATTGACCGAGCCAAGCGCGACAACGTGCCGAGCCACGTGATTGAAAAGGCGATTCAGAAAGCCGCGGGCGCGGGGGGGGAGAGCTACCAGACGGCGCGTTACGAGGGCTTCGGTCCCGGCGGCTCGCTCGTCATCATCGACTGCTTGACCGACAACAATACGCGCACGATCTCCGACGTTCGCAGTTGCTTCACCAAGACCGGTTCCAAACTGTCGGCCAGCGGGTCTGTGGTGATGCTGTTCGATCATTTGGCCGTAATTTCCTTCGCTGGTAGCAACGAAGAGAAAGTGCTGGAAGCCATGTTCGCGGCGGACGTCGCCGTCGAAGAGATCGAAAGCAAGGACGGCACCGTTACGGTCTTCGCTCCTCCCGCCGAGTTCTACAAAGCCAAAACCGCGTTGCACGAAGCGTTCCCGGGCCTCGAGTTTGAAGTCCAAGAAATCACGTTCCTTCCGAAGGAAACAAAACAGCTCAGCGGGGATGAACTGGCCCTGTTCGAGAAATTCCTGGGCATGCTAAACGATTGCGATGACGTGCAGGACGTTTACCACAACGTCTCCCTTTCGTGA
- a CDS encoding AraC family transcriptional regulator: MATDELARLVAAIERHAPSDGVCRTAIPGLIIARLPEPTVPNALVVDPSLCIVAQGAKEVFLAGEVYRYDPAHALLVSVDLPISARVVEATPTRPCLAVRLSLDPSVVGELLAECPDARSPGPPARGVEVSPVEPQLLDAVGRLVSLLDSPHTLGPLAPLVLREITFRVLIGPQGARLRQIATTGAPAQQIARAIRWLRDHFADPLPGEALARQAQMSLSGFHQHFKAVTGLSPLQYQKQLRLQEARRLMLGEGLDAAGAALRVGYESPSQFSREYRRLFGESPRRDVAALKAKPQPSKQSELFRGTRGTHQSGPRAGATG, from the coding sequence ATGGCAACGGACGAGTTGGCCAGACTGGTGGCCGCGATCGAGCGGCACGCACCATCAGACGGCGTGTGCCGCACGGCCATACCCGGGTTGATTATTGCCCGGCTCCCGGAACCGACTGTCCCCAACGCCCTCGTGGTCGATCCCTCACTGTGCATCGTTGCGCAGGGCGCGAAAGAGGTGTTCCTCGCGGGCGAGGTGTACCGCTACGACCCCGCCCACGCGCTGCTCGTGTCGGTCGACCTGCCGATCTCCGCGCGAGTGGTCGAAGCAACACCCACCCGGCCGTGCCTGGCGGTGCGTCTCTCACTCGACCCGTCGGTGGTCGGCGAACTGCTAGCCGAATGTCCGGACGCCCGGTCCCCCGGTCCGCCCGCACGAGGGGTCGAAGTGAGTCCGGTCGAGCCGCAGCTTCTGGACGCAGTCGGCCGGCTCGTGTCCCTCCTCGATTCGCCGCACACCCTTGGGCCGCTGGCCCCGCTCGTGCTCCGGGAAATCACTTTTCGAGTGCTCATCGGCCCGCAAGGGGCGCGACTGAGGCAGATCGCCACAACCGGGGCACCGGCCCAGCAGATCGCCCGCGCAATCCGGTGGCTGCGGGACCACTTCGCGGACCCGCTCCCCGGCGAAGCACTGGCCCGGCAAGCACAGATGAGCCTGTCGGGGTTCCACCAGCACTTCAAAGCGGTGACGGGCTTGAGTCCGCTTCAGTACCAGAAGCAGTTGCGCCTACAGGAAGCGCGGCGACTAATGCTCGGCGAGGGACTGGACGCAGCGGGGGCGGCACTTCGGGTCGGATACGAGAGCCCGTCCCAGTTCAGCCGCGAGTACCGCCGGCTGTTCGGTGAATCACCCCGGCGAGATGTGGCCGCCCTCAAAGCCAAGCCTCAACCATCAAAGCAGTCGGAACTATTTCGAGGTACGCGAGGCACCCACCAGAGCGGACCGCGGGCGGGTGCAACGGGCTGA
- a CDS encoding PQQ-binding-like beta-propeller repeat protein has product MTFRLALFASALFSGTAATAADWPGFRGPNRDGVCTETGLLKAWPEGGPKQLWTAKNLGLGWGTPSFADGVIYGVGSKDGKDGVWALKEADGSELWFRPFAPSASGLFPQSNGPASTPTVHNGKLYTVSADGTVSCLSAKDGKELWSKSYVKDFGGSVGSKDGVAWGYSDSVLADGDKIICTPAAKGAALVALKADTGETVWKADAGPIGAPNSRGFMPGQGYSSPVKATIGGVAQYLVLLGNGSGLVGVHTDSGKVLWQYKGTAATGGIAQIPMPVVKDDRVWVSCSYAGGAALLQIASKGKDEFEVKEIKTYKKPQLNNHHGGMVLVDGHVYFGHDQNGGSPVCVDFNTGEIKWGPEKSPGGGQKSAAVLFADGRLYFRYENGVLVLIEADPKELKVVSSFKLPAADQRSHSQSWPHPVVVNGKLYIRDQTVMYCYDVKAK; this is encoded by the coding sequence ATGACGTTTCGTCTTGCACTCTTCGCCTCGGCACTGTTCAGCGGCACGGCGGCGACGGCCGCCGACTGGCCCGGGTTCCGAGGTCCGAACCGCGACGGCGTGTGTACCGAAACCGGGTTGCTCAAAGCCTGGCCCGAGGGTGGCCCCAAGCAGCTCTGGACCGCGAAGAACCTGGGCCTTGGTTGGGGTACGCCGTCGTTCGCCGACGGGGTCATCTACGGCGTCGGATCGAAGGACGGTAAGGACGGCGTTTGGGCGCTGAAGGAGGCGGACGGCTCCGAGCTGTGGTTCCGCCCGTTCGCGCCCTCGGCCAGCGGCCTGTTCCCGCAATCGAACGGCCCCGCCAGCACGCCCACCGTTCACAACGGCAAATTGTACACCGTGAGCGCCGACGGTACGGTGTCGTGCCTGAGTGCGAAGGACGGCAAGGAACTGTGGTCGAAGAGCTACGTGAAGGACTTCGGCGGGTCGGTCGGCAGCAAGGACGGTGTCGCTTGGGGGTACAGCGACTCGGTGCTGGCCGACGGGGACAAGATCATTTGCACCCCGGCGGCGAAGGGGGCGGCGCTGGTCGCGCTCAAGGCCGACACCGGCGAGACCGTGTGGAAGGCCGACGCGGGTCCGATCGGGGCTCCCAACAGTCGGGGGTTCATGCCCGGTCAGGGGTACTCGTCGCCGGTCAAGGCGACGATTGGCGGGGTGGCCCAGTACCTCGTTCTCCTCGGCAACGGCTCCGGGCTCGTCGGGGTCCACACCGATAGCGGGAAGGTGCTGTGGCAGTATAAGGGGACCGCGGCCACCGGTGGGATCGCGCAGATCCCGATGCCGGTCGTCAAGGACGACCGCGTGTGGGTGTCGTGCAGTTACGCCGGCGGCGCGGCCCTGCTTCAAATCGCGTCGAAGGGGAAGGACGAGTTCGAGGTCAAGGAGATCAAGACGTACAAGAAACCGCAGCTCAACAACCACCACGGCGGTATGGTGCTGGTCGACGGGCACGTCTACTTCGGGCACGACCAGAACGGCGGGAGCCCGGTGTGCGTCGACTTCAACACGGGCGAGATCAAGTGGGGGCCGGAGAAATCGCCGGGCGGCGGGCAGAAGTCCGCGGCCGTGCTCTTCGCCGACGGGCGCCTGTACTTCCGGTACGAGAACGGCGTCTTGGTGCTCATCGAGGCGGACCCGAAGGAGCTGAAGGTGGTGTCGTCGTTCAAGCTCCCCGCGGCCGACCAGCGGTCGCACTCGCAGAGTTGGCCGCACCCGGTCGTCGTCAACGGCAAGCTCTACATCCGCGACCAGACCGTAATGTACTGCTACGACGTGAAGGCGAAGTAG
- a CDS encoding YgiQ family radical SAM protein produces MSGTQSRISLPVWQERFAAPFAPTTAAEMAARGWDFVDVVFVTGDAYVDHPSFAMAILHRVLERAGFRVAILSQPEWKTCEPWRQFGRPRLFFAISAGNMDSLINHYTANKKVRNDDAYSPGGKIGLRPDRATLPYCQRAREAFPGVPVIAGGVEASLRRLAHYDYWSDSVKRSILLDSKADLVVYGMGEQSILTIAQKLKVGGTLRDLRAMRGVAYAMGAKESEAWMAQQQAADAADRSALSIIPSFEQVRDDKWAFAEATRLIHTNTNPFNAATLVQFHDRQAVVQNPPALPLSQQEIDAVYDLPYNRRPHPSYTESVPAHEMIKDSVTILRGCFGGCTFCSITAHQGRIIQSRSSESVMKEVQKLASDPDFKGIISDIGGATANMYTMRCSRPEVEAKCKRLSCVHPGVCKLLGTDHGPLIDLMREVRNVDGVRKVLVSSGIRMDLAQLSPEYVRELAEHHTGGRLKVAPEHTSPKVLELMKKPSIDNFGVFADQFRQASADAGKPKQQIIPYFIASHPGSDLAEMIDLALYLKQNGYRPDQIQDFIPAPFDIATCMYYAGLDPFTKKPVNTAKNLNDRKMQRALMQFFKPENYFEVREALIKAGRAELIGGCNGLIPAQPPKEAIEARRKQANTAARNDHYHSVANTAKGEPAGERPTPPLVKNKGYRPGRKSQKRR; encoded by the coding sequence ATGTCCGGCACCCAGAGTCGCATCTCCCTTCCCGTCTGGCAAGAGCGGTTCGCCGCGCCGTTCGCGCCGACCACGGCCGCGGAAATGGCCGCACGCGGGTGGGACTTCGTGGACGTCGTGTTCGTCACGGGGGACGCCTACGTCGATCACCCCAGTTTCGCGATGGCGATCCTGCACCGCGTGCTGGAACGGGCGGGGTTCCGCGTCGCGATCCTGAGCCAGCCCGAGTGGAAGACGTGCGAGCCGTGGCGCCAGTTCGGGCGCCCGCGCCTGTTCTTCGCGATCAGCGCGGGGAACATGGATTCGCTCATCAACCACTACACCGCAAACAAGAAGGTCCGCAACGACGACGCATATTCGCCGGGCGGCAAGATCGGGCTGCGCCCGGACCGCGCCACGCTGCCCTACTGCCAGCGCGCACGCGAAGCGTTCCCGGGCGTGCCGGTGATCGCGGGCGGCGTGGAGGCGTCGCTCCGGCGCCTCGCGCACTACGACTACTGGTCCGATTCGGTGAAGCGCTCGATCCTGCTCGACTCGAAGGCCGACCTCGTCGTGTACGGCATGGGCGAGCAGAGCATTCTCACCATTGCGCAGAAGCTGAAAGTGGGCGGGACGCTGCGCGACCTCCGGGCGATGCGCGGCGTTGCCTACGCGATGGGCGCGAAGGAGTCCGAGGCGTGGATGGCCCAACAGCAGGCCGCCGACGCTGCGGACCGTTCGGCCCTCAGCATCATCCCGTCTTTCGAGCAGGTGCGGGACGACAAATGGGCCTTCGCCGAAGCGACGCGGCTCATCCACACGAACACGAACCCGTTCAACGCGGCGACGCTGGTGCAGTTCCACGACCGGCAGGCGGTGGTGCAGAATCCGCCCGCGTTACCGCTCTCGCAGCAGGAAATCGACGCAGTCTACGATCTGCCGTACAACCGACGCCCGCACCCGAGTTACACGGAATCGGTGCCCGCGCATGAAATGATCAAAGACTCCGTGACGATCCTGCGTGGGTGCTTCGGCGGCTGCACGTTCTGCTCGATCACGGCGCACCAGGGCCGTATCATCCAGAGCCGGTCGTCCGAGAGCGTGATGAAGGAAGTTCAGAAACTCGCGTCCGACCCAGACTTCAAGGGAATTATCTCAGATATCGGCGGCGCGACCGCGAACATGTACACGATGCGGTGCTCGCGCCCGGAGGTCGAAGCGAAGTGCAAGCGCCTCTCGTGCGTCCACCCCGGGGTGTGCAAGCTCCTCGGCACCGACCACGGGCCGCTCATCGATCTGATGCGCGAGGTGCGCAACGTCGACGGCGTGCGCAAGGTGCTGGTGTCGTCGGGCATCCGCATGGACCTCGCGCAACTCTCGCCCGAGTACGTGCGGGAACTCGCCGAACACCACACGGGCGGGCGCCTGAAGGTGGCGCCGGAACACACCAGCCCCAAGGTTCTGGAGCTGATGAAGAAGCCGAGCATCGACAACTTCGGCGTCTTCGCGGACCAGTTCCGCCAGGCGAGCGCGGACGCGGGCAAGCCGAAGCAGCAGATCATCCCGTACTTCATCGCGAGCCACCCGGGGAGCGACCTCGCGGAGATGATCGACCTCGCGCTCTACCTGAAGCAGAACGGCTACCGTCCGGACCAGATCCAGGACTTCATCCCGGCCCCTTTTGATATTGCGACGTGCATGTATTACGCGGGCCTGGACCCGTTCACCAAGAAGCCCGTCAACACCGCCAAGAACCTCAACGACCGCAAGATGCAGCGCGCACTCATGCAGTTCTTCAAGCCCGAGAACTATTTCGAGGTGCGCGAGGCGCTCATCAAAGCCGGGCGCGCCGAACTCATCGGCGGGTGCAACGGACTCATCCCCGCACAGCCACCCAAAGAAGCCATCGAAGCGCGCCGCAAGCAAGCCAACACCGCCGCGCGCAACGACCACTACCACTCCGTCGCCAACACCGCCAAAGGCGAACCCGCCGGCGAGCGCCCCACCCCGCCGCTGGTCAAGAACAAGGGCTACCGACCGGGGCGGAAGTCACAGAAGAGGCGATAG
- a CDS encoding hybrid sensor histidine kinase/response regulator → MAIAYYATARVGLLFTVLDTHVAFIWPPTGIAVAALFRAGRKFLPGVFLGALACEFQVFPWWVALGVSVGNTLGPLIAVEILRRFRFNPMSAGRRDLYAFLFAGLVGMTATASNGALWRMVGGLPPIEVVPAWLVWWLGDTAGLLIVAPPLLTAVRPRIHRGAIRPALILFLTTILCAIAFTNVTSPPTRSLMVFPPFMLLIWVGMNERLRVGSLHVLIMTAFAVAGTSEGVGAFGHLSPMTKILFVWALVVTAALITLAMTTTLAERERAEAALTTAAREYQNLVDSTPAAIVRYTPEGKLTFVNETLCRLLGYPRELLIGQSVMDFIPEMPRTEAVADLPVPHQISGPASGASGMIRKPDGSCLWYRWTARHITTGDGRSEFQAVGIDLTERRQAEAERTTFERKMQDAQRLEALGVLAGGVAHDFNNLLAGVLGHAELAASSLPEGHPAREHLATVQNGVAQAGGLTRQLLAYSGKGRFLLRTIDLNELIGQTTDLLRVTLPKKVQLNLHLSPTLPLITGDDGQLRQVLMNLLINAGEAIGDRAGSVTVTTTTHDLALEAVSGGVYSPAAPGQFIELIVSDTGCGMDDATKARLFDPFFTTKFTGRGLGMSAVLGIIRGHGGGIRVDSRVGFGTRFTVLLPVTTEVLPEAVETPAPLDSLLRTPLESPPRQRRARRTETIPRPPQRSGQPPAPAPAPVPAPRPAPVAKAEKRGLALVADDEPIVRQVGELMLKQMGYDVLTASNGAEAVALFVAHADLVRVVLLDLMMPVMDGTEALVAIRDRSTVPVILCSGYTAEAVPETLTNDSATGFLQKPYARGDLQAALATIGV, encoded by the coding sequence GTGGCGATCGCGTACTACGCGACGGCCCGGGTCGGGCTACTGTTCACGGTCTTAGACACGCACGTCGCGTTCATCTGGCCGCCGACCGGGATCGCCGTTGCTGCGCTGTTCCGCGCGGGCCGAAAGTTCTTACCCGGGGTCTTCCTCGGTGCCCTCGCGTGCGAGTTCCAGGTTTTCCCCTGGTGGGTTGCGCTGGGCGTTTCTGTCGGTAACACACTCGGCCCCCTGATAGCCGTCGAAATCCTCCGCCGGTTCCGGTTCAACCCGATGTCCGCCGGGCGCCGGGACTTATACGCCTTCCTCTTCGCGGGCCTCGTGGGGATGACAGCAACGGCCTCCAACGGCGCCCTGTGGCGCATGGTCGGCGGCCTTCCCCCAATCGAAGTCGTACCCGCGTGGCTCGTCTGGTGGCTCGGCGACACGGCCGGGTTGCTCATCGTCGCGCCGCCGCTCCTCACGGCCGTTCGCCCTCGGATCCACCGCGGCGCGATCCGGCCGGCACTCATACTATTCCTCACAACGATCCTGTGCGCGATCGCGTTCACGAACGTGACCTCGCCCCCGACCCGCAGTTTGATGGTGTTCCCGCCGTTCATGCTGCTCATCTGGGTGGGGATGAACGAGCGGCTCCGCGTCGGGTCGCTGCACGTGCTGATCATGACGGCTTTTGCGGTCGCGGGCACGTCCGAAGGGGTCGGCGCGTTCGGGCACTTGTCCCCGATGACCAAAATACTGTTCGTCTGGGCGCTCGTGGTCACCGCGGCGCTCATCACCCTCGCGATGACGACCACGCTCGCCGAGCGAGAGCGCGCGGAAGCGGCCCTCACCACCGCGGCGCGCGAGTACCAGAACCTCGTGGACAGCACGCCCGCGGCCATCGTGCGGTACACGCCCGAGGGCAAGCTCACTTTTGTCAACGAAACACTCTGCCGGCTGCTCGGCTACCCGCGCGAACTGCTGATCGGGCAATCGGTGATGGACTTCATCCCCGAGATGCCTCGCACGGAAGCGGTTGCCGACTTACCGGTGCCGCACCAGATCTCCGGCCCCGCGTCGGGCGCGTCCGGGATGATCCGCAAGCCGGACGGCTCGTGCCTCTGGTACCGGTGGACAGCCCGGCACATCACCACCGGCGACGGACGGAGCGAATTCCAGGCGGTGGGCATCGACCTCACCGAGCGCCGACAGGCCGAAGCCGAGCGCACCACGTTCGAGCGCAAGATGCAGGACGCCCAGCGCCTCGAGGCGCTCGGGGTGCTGGCCGGGGGCGTCGCGCACGACTTCAACAACCTGCTCGCGGGCGTACTCGGGCACGCGGAACTGGCGGCCAGTTCGCTCCCGGAAGGGCACCCGGCGCGCGAGCACCTCGCGACGGTGCAGAACGGCGTCGCCCAGGCGGGCGGGCTGACGCGGCAATTGCTCGCGTACTCCGGTAAGGGCCGGTTCCTGCTCCGCACGATCGACCTGAACGAACTCATCGGCCAGACGACCGACCTGCTCCGGGTGACCCTGCCCAAGAAGGTGCAACTGAACCTGCACCTGTCGCCCACGCTCCCGCTCATCACCGGCGACGACGGACAACTCCGCCAGGTTCTGATGAACCTGCTCATCAACGCCGGCGAAGCCATCGGCGACCGGGCCGGGAGCGTCACCGTCACCACGACGACGCACGACCTCGCGCTCGAAGCGGTAAGCGGGGGCGTGTACAGCCCGGCCGCACCGGGCCAGTTCATTGAGCTGATCGTGTCGGACACCGGGTGCGGGATGGACGACGCGACGAAAGCGCGCCTGTTTGACCCGTTCTTCACCACGAAGTTCACCGGACGCGGGCTCGGCATGTCCGCGGTCCTGGGGATCATCCGCGGACACGGTGGCGGCATCCGCGTGGACAGCCGCGTGGGGTTCGGCACCCGGTTCACGGTTCTGCTCCCGGTCACGACCGAAGTGCTCCCCGAAGCCGTAGAAACGCCCGCGCCGCTGGACTCACTGCTCCGGACGCCGCTCGAATCGCCGCCGCGCCAGCGCCGCGCCCGGCGGACCGAGACGATTCCGCGCCCCCCGCAACGGTCCGGGCAGCCCCCGGCGCCGGCACCCGCTCCCGTACCGGCCCCGCGCCCCGCGCCCGTCGCAAAAGCCGAGAAGCGCGGGCTGGCTCTCGTCGCGGACGACGAACCGATCGTGCGTCAGGTCGGCGAGCTGATGCTGAAGCAGATGGGGTACGACGTGCTCACCGCGAGCAACGGTGCGGAAGCGGTCGCGCTCTTTGTGGCCCACGCCGATCTCGTGCGCGTGGTGCTGCTCGATTTGATGATGCCGGTGATGGACGGGACCGAGGCCCTCGTCGCGATCCGGGACCGTTCGACGGTCCCGGTGATTTTGTGTAGCGGCTACACCGCCGAAGCGGTGCCCGAAACGCTCACGAACGACTCGGCCACCGGGTTCCTGCAAAAGCCCTACGCACGCGGCGACCTCCAGGCCGCGCTCGCCACCATCGGTGTGTAA
- a CDS encoding purine-nucleoside phosphorylase yields MSTALYDQIQEAAAFVHTKWKHAPTAGIILGTGLGKFAEDVETDVVIPYEEIPHFPRSTAPTHKGQLVCGTLAGKKVVVMEGRFHFYEGWSLQQVTFPVRVMKALGAGALVVSNACGGMNPQWGRGDIMLIEDHINLLGDNPLIGPNDERLGDRFPDMCYPYDRELLKIGRRVALEEQIVCHQGVFVAVSGPNLETRAEYRFLRAIGADVVGMSTVPEVIVAAHSKMRTFGISVITDVCLPDSLEPVSLPEIIATANEAEKKLRVIIRRVVAEI; encoded by the coding sequence ATGTCCACCGCACTGTACGACCAGATTCAGGAAGCCGCCGCGTTCGTTCACACGAAGTGGAAGCACGCGCCGACTGCGGGCATCATCCTCGGTACGGGGTTGGGCAAGTTCGCCGAGGATGTGGAGACGGACGTCGTGATTCCCTACGAGGAGATCCCGCACTTCCCGCGCTCGACCGCGCCCACCCACAAAGGGCAACTCGTGTGCGGCACCCTCGCCGGCAAGAAGGTCGTGGTGATGGAGGGGCGGTTCCACTTCTACGAGGGGTGGTCGCTCCAACAGGTCACGTTCCCGGTGCGCGTGATGAAGGCGCTCGGGGCCGGCGCACTCGTCGTGAGCAACGCCTGCGGCGGGATGAACCCGCAGTGGGGCCGCGGGGACATCATGCTCATCGAGGACCACATCAACCTGCTCGGCGACAACCCCCTGATCGGGCCGAACGACGAGCGGCTCGGCGACCGGTTCCCGGACATGTGCTACCCCTACGACCGCGAGTTGCTGAAGATCGGCCGCCGGGTCGCGCTCGAAGAACAGATCGTGTGCCACCAGGGTGTGTTCGTCGCGGTAAGCGGGCCGAATCTCGAAACGCGGGCCGAATACCGGTTCCTCCGGGCCATCGGCGCGGACGTGGTAGGGATGTCTACGGTTCCCGAGGTGATCGTCGCGGCTCACTCCAAAATGCGCACATTCGGCATATCCGTCATAACCGATGTATGCCTTCCAGACTCCCTGGAGCCCGTAAGCCTTCCAGAGATAATTGCGACCGCAAACGAGGCGGAGAAGAAACTGCGTGTCATAATCCGTCGCGTCGTGGCAGAAATTTAA